In Macaca fascicularis isolate 582-1 chromosome X, T2T-MFA8v1.1, one DNA window encodes the following:
- the TCEAL1 gene encoding transcription elongation factor A protein-like 1, whose translation MDKPRKENEEEPQSAPKTDEERPPVEHSPEKQSLEEQSSEEQSSEEEFFPEELLPELLPEMLLSEERPPQEGLSRKDLFEGRPPMEQPPCGVGKHKLEEGSFKERLARSRPQFRGDIHGRNLSNEEMIQAADELEEMKRVRNKLMIMHWKAKRSRPYPI comes from the coding sequence ATGGACAAACCAcgcaaagaaaatgaagaagagcCGCAGAGCGCGCCCAAGACCGATGAGGAGAGGCCTCCGGTGGAGCACTCTCCCGAAAAGCAGTCCCTCGAGGAGCAGTCTTCGGAGGAGCAGTCCTCGGAGGAGGAGTTCTTTCCTGAGGAGCTCCTGCCTGAGCTCCTGCCTGAGATGCTTCTCTCGGAGGAGCGCCCTCCGCAGGAGGGCCTTTCCAGGAAGGACCTGTTTGAGGGGCGCCCTCCCATGGAGCAGCCTCCTTGTGGAGTAGGAAAACATAAGCTTGAAGAAGGAAGCTTTAAAGAAAGGTTGGCTCGTTCTCGCCCGCAATTTAGAGGGGACATACATGGCAGAAATTTAAGCAATGAGGAGATGATACAGGCAGCAGATGAGCTAGAAGAGATGAAAAGAGTAAGAAACAAACTGATGATAATGCATTGGAAGGCAAAACGGAGCCGTCCTTATCCTATTTAA